The following proteins are encoded in a genomic region of Cervus elaphus chromosome 15, mCerEla1.1, whole genome shotgun sequence:
- the RASGEF1A gene encoding ras-GEF domain-containing family member 1A isoform X1 produces MFLEPQETMPQTSVVFSSILGPSCSGQGQPGMGERGGGAGGSGDLIFQDGRLISGSLEALMEHLVPTVDYYPDRTYIFTFLLSSRVFIPPHDLLARVGQLCMEQRQQLEAGSEKAKLKSFSAKIVQLLKEWTEAFPFDFQDEKAMAELKAITHRVTQCDEENSTVKKAISQMTQSLLLSLAARSQLQELREKLRSPAMDKGPVLKAKPPAAQKDILGVCCDPLVLAQQLTHIELERVSSIHPEDLMQIVSHMDSRDKHRCRGDMTKTYSLEAYDNWFNCLSMLVATEVCRVVKKKHRTRMLEFFIDVARECFNIGNFNSMMAIISGMNLSPVARLKKTWSKVKTAKFDVLEHHMDPSSNFCNYRTALQGATQRSQTANSSREKIVIPVFNLFVKDIYFLHKIHTNHLPNGHINFKKFWEISRQIHEFMTWTQVECPFEKDKKIQSYLLTAPIYSEEALFIASFESEGPENHMEKDSWKTLRTTLLNRA; encoded by the exons GAAACTATGCCCCAGACGTCCGTGGTCTTCTCCAGCATCCTCGGGCCCAGCTGTAGTGGACAGGGACAGCCCGGCATGGGGGAGCGAGGCGGTGGGGCCGGTGGCTCTGGGGACCTCATCTTCCAAGATGGACGTCTCATCTCAGGGTCCCTGGAGGCCCTGATGGAGCACCTGGTCCCCACAGTGGACTATTACCCTGAC AGGACGTACATCTTCACGTTTCTCCTGAGCTCCCGGGTCTTCATCCCCCCTCATGACTTGCTGGCGCGTGTGGGGCAGCTCTGCATGGAGCAGAGGCAACAGCTGGAGGCTGGGTCTGAGAAG GCCAAGCTGAAGTCCTTCTCAGCCAAGATCGTGCAGCTGCTTAAGGAGTGGACGGAGGCCTTCCCCTTTGACTTCCAGGACGAGAAGGCCATGGCTGAGTTGAAGGCCATCACCCATCGGGTCACCCAGTGTGATGAG GAGAACAGCACTGTGAAGAAGGCTATCTCCCAGATGACGCAGAGCCTGCTGCTGTCCCTGGCTGCCCGGAGCCAGCTTCAGGAGCTGCGGGAGAAGCTCCGCTCACCAGCTATGGACAAAGGGCCCGTCCTCAAGGCCAAGCCTCCAGCTGCTCAGAAGGACATCCTGGGCGTGTGCTGCGACCCCCTGGTGCTGGCCCAGCAGCTGACACATATCGAGCTG GAGAGAGTCAGCAGCATCCACCCCGAGGACCTGATGCAGATCGTCAGCCACATGGACTCCCGGGACAAGCACAGG TGCCGAGGGGACATGACCAAGACCTACAGCCTGGAGGCCTATGACAACTGGTTCAACTGCCTCAGCATGCTGGTGGCCACCGAGGTGTGCCGG GTAGTGAAGAAGAAGCACCGGACCCGCATGCTGGAGTTCTTCATTGACGTGGCTCGAGAGTGCTTCAATATCGGCAACTTCAACTCCATGATGGCCATCATCT CTGGCATGAACCTCAGTCCTGTGGCGAGGCTGAAGAAGACGTGGTCCAAGGTCAAGACGGCAAAGTTCGACGTCTTAGAG CACCACATGGACCCATCCAGCAATTTCTGCAATTACCGGACAGCCCTGCAGGGGGCCACGCAGAGGTCACAGACGGCCAACAGCAGCCGGGAGAAGATCGTCATCCCCGTGTTCAACCTTTTCGTCAAGGACATCTACTTCCTGCACAAAATCCACACCAACCACCTGCCCAACGGACACATTAACTTCAAG AAATTTTGGGAGATCTCCAGGCAGATACATGAGTTCATGACATGGACACAGGTGGAGTGTCCCTTTGAGAAGGACAAGAAGATTCAGAGTTACCTGCTGACGGCTCCCATCTACAGCGAAGAAG CTCTCTTCATCGCCTCCTTTGAAAGTGAAGGTCCAGAAAACCACATGGAAAAGGACAGCTGGAAGACCCTCAG GACCACTCTCCTCAACAGAGCCTGA
- the RASGEF1A gene encoding ras-GEF domain-containing family member 1A isoform X3 gives MFLEPQRTYIFTFLLSSRVFIPPHDLLARVGQLCMEQRQQLEAGSEKAKLKSFSAKIVQLLKEWTEAFPFDFQDEKAMAELKAITHRVTQCDEENSTVKKAISQMTQSLLLSLAARSQLQELREKLRSPAMDKGPVLKAKPPAAQKDILGVCCDPLVLAQQLTHIELERVSSIHPEDLMQIVSHMDSRDKHRCRGDMTKTYSLEAYDNWFNCLSMLVATEVCRVVKKKHRTRMLEFFIDVARECFNIGNFNSMMAIISGMNLSPVARLKKTWSKVKTAKFDVLEHHMDPSSNFCNYRTALQGATQRSQTANSSREKIVIPVFNLFVKDIYFLHKIHTNHLPNGHINFKKFWEISRQIHEFMTWTQVECPFEKDKKIQSYLLTAPIYSEEALFIASFESEGPENHMEKDSWKTLRTTLLNRA, from the exons AGGACGTACATCTTCACGTTTCTCCTGAGCTCCCGGGTCTTCATCCCCCCTCATGACTTGCTGGCGCGTGTGGGGCAGCTCTGCATGGAGCAGAGGCAACAGCTGGAGGCTGGGTCTGAGAAG GCCAAGCTGAAGTCCTTCTCAGCCAAGATCGTGCAGCTGCTTAAGGAGTGGACGGAGGCCTTCCCCTTTGACTTCCAGGACGAGAAGGCCATGGCTGAGTTGAAGGCCATCACCCATCGGGTCACCCAGTGTGATGAG GAGAACAGCACTGTGAAGAAGGCTATCTCCCAGATGACGCAGAGCCTGCTGCTGTCCCTGGCTGCCCGGAGCCAGCTTCAGGAGCTGCGGGAGAAGCTCCGCTCACCAGCTATGGACAAAGGGCCCGTCCTCAAGGCCAAGCCTCCAGCTGCTCAGAAGGACATCCTGGGCGTGTGCTGCGACCCCCTGGTGCTGGCCCAGCAGCTGACACATATCGAGCTG GAGAGAGTCAGCAGCATCCACCCCGAGGACCTGATGCAGATCGTCAGCCACATGGACTCCCGGGACAAGCACAGG TGCCGAGGGGACATGACCAAGACCTACAGCCTGGAGGCCTATGACAACTGGTTCAACTGCCTCAGCATGCTGGTGGCCACCGAGGTGTGCCGG GTAGTGAAGAAGAAGCACCGGACCCGCATGCTGGAGTTCTTCATTGACGTGGCTCGAGAGTGCTTCAATATCGGCAACTTCAACTCCATGATGGCCATCATCT CTGGCATGAACCTCAGTCCTGTGGCGAGGCTGAAGAAGACGTGGTCCAAGGTCAAGACGGCAAAGTTCGACGTCTTAGAG CACCACATGGACCCATCCAGCAATTTCTGCAATTACCGGACAGCCCTGCAGGGGGCCACGCAGAGGTCACAGACGGCCAACAGCAGCCGGGAGAAGATCGTCATCCCCGTGTTCAACCTTTTCGTCAAGGACATCTACTTCCTGCACAAAATCCACACCAACCACCTGCCCAACGGACACATTAACTTCAAG AAATTTTGGGAGATCTCCAGGCAGATACATGAGTTCATGACATGGACACAGGTGGAGTGTCCCTTTGAGAAGGACAAGAAGATTCAGAGTTACCTGCTGACGGCTCCCATCTACAGCGAAGAAG CTCTCTTCATCGCCTCCTTTGAAAGTGAAGGTCCAGAAAACCACATGGAAAAGGACAGCTGGAAGACCCTCAG GACCACTCTCCTCAACAGAGCCTGA
- the RASGEF1A gene encoding ras-GEF domain-containing family member 1A isoform X2, whose protein sequence is MPQTSVVFSSILGPSCSGQGQPGMGERGGGAGGSGDLIFQDGRLISGSLEALMEHLVPTVDYYPDRTYIFTFLLSSRVFIPPHDLLARVGQLCMEQRQQLEAGSEKAKLKSFSAKIVQLLKEWTEAFPFDFQDEKAMAELKAITHRVTQCDEENSTVKKAISQMTQSLLLSLAARSQLQELREKLRSPAMDKGPVLKAKPPAAQKDILGVCCDPLVLAQQLTHIELERVSSIHPEDLMQIVSHMDSRDKHRCRGDMTKTYSLEAYDNWFNCLSMLVATEVCRVVKKKHRTRMLEFFIDVARECFNIGNFNSMMAIISGMNLSPVARLKKTWSKVKTAKFDVLEHHMDPSSNFCNYRTALQGATQRSQTANSSREKIVIPVFNLFVKDIYFLHKIHTNHLPNGHINFKKFWEISRQIHEFMTWTQVECPFEKDKKIQSYLLTAPIYSEEALFIASFESEGPENHMEKDSWKTLRTTLLNRA, encoded by the exons ATGCCCCAGACGTCCGTGGTCTTCTCCAGCATCCTCGGGCCCAGCTGTAGTGGACAGGGACAGCCCGGCATGGGGGAGCGAGGCGGTGGGGCCGGTGGCTCTGGGGACCTCATCTTCCAAGATGGACGTCTCATCTCAGGGTCCCTGGAGGCCCTGATGGAGCACCTGGTCCCCACAGTGGACTATTACCCTGAC AGGACGTACATCTTCACGTTTCTCCTGAGCTCCCGGGTCTTCATCCCCCCTCATGACTTGCTGGCGCGTGTGGGGCAGCTCTGCATGGAGCAGAGGCAACAGCTGGAGGCTGGGTCTGAGAAG GCCAAGCTGAAGTCCTTCTCAGCCAAGATCGTGCAGCTGCTTAAGGAGTGGACGGAGGCCTTCCCCTTTGACTTCCAGGACGAGAAGGCCATGGCTGAGTTGAAGGCCATCACCCATCGGGTCACCCAGTGTGATGAG GAGAACAGCACTGTGAAGAAGGCTATCTCCCAGATGACGCAGAGCCTGCTGCTGTCCCTGGCTGCCCGGAGCCAGCTTCAGGAGCTGCGGGAGAAGCTCCGCTCACCAGCTATGGACAAAGGGCCCGTCCTCAAGGCCAAGCCTCCAGCTGCTCAGAAGGACATCCTGGGCGTGTGCTGCGACCCCCTGGTGCTGGCCCAGCAGCTGACACATATCGAGCTG GAGAGAGTCAGCAGCATCCACCCCGAGGACCTGATGCAGATCGTCAGCCACATGGACTCCCGGGACAAGCACAGG TGCCGAGGGGACATGACCAAGACCTACAGCCTGGAGGCCTATGACAACTGGTTCAACTGCCTCAGCATGCTGGTGGCCACCGAGGTGTGCCGG GTAGTGAAGAAGAAGCACCGGACCCGCATGCTGGAGTTCTTCATTGACGTGGCTCGAGAGTGCTTCAATATCGGCAACTTCAACTCCATGATGGCCATCATCT CTGGCATGAACCTCAGTCCTGTGGCGAGGCTGAAGAAGACGTGGTCCAAGGTCAAGACGGCAAAGTTCGACGTCTTAGAG CACCACATGGACCCATCCAGCAATTTCTGCAATTACCGGACAGCCCTGCAGGGGGCCACGCAGAGGTCACAGACGGCCAACAGCAGCCGGGAGAAGATCGTCATCCCCGTGTTCAACCTTTTCGTCAAGGACATCTACTTCCTGCACAAAATCCACACCAACCACCTGCCCAACGGACACATTAACTTCAAG AAATTTTGGGAGATCTCCAGGCAGATACATGAGTTCATGACATGGACACAGGTGGAGTGTCCCTTTGAGAAGGACAAGAAGATTCAGAGTTACCTGCTGACGGCTCCCATCTACAGCGAAGAAG CTCTCTTCATCGCCTCCTTTGAAAGTGAAGGTCCAGAAAACCACATGGAAAAGGACAGCTGGAAGACCCTCAG GACCACTCTCCTCAACAGAGCCTGA
- the LOC122709438 gene encoding 60S ribosomal protein L29-like, translating into MAKSKNHTTHNQSRKWHRNGIKKPRSQRYESLKGVDPKFLRNMRFAKKHNKKGLKKMQANNAKAMSARAEAVKALVKPKEVKPTMPTGGSRKLSRLAYIAHPKLGKRARAHIAKGLRFCRPKSQAKAPTKAKPPAAAAPAAKGAQAPTKATE; encoded by the coding sequence ATGGCCAAGTCCAAGAACCACACCACGCACAACCAGTCCCGAAAATGGCATAGAAACGGCATCAAGAAACCCCGATCACAACGATATGAATCTCTTAAGGGGGTAGACCCCAAGTTCCTGAGGAACATGCGCTTTGCCAAGAAGCACAACAAGAAGGGCCTGAAGAAGATGCAGGCCAACAATGCCAAGGCCATGAGTGCACGTGCTGAGGCTGTCAAGGCCCTCGTGAAGCCCAAGGAGGTCAAGCCCACGATGCCAACAGGTGGCAGCCGCAAGCTCAGCCGACTTGCCTACATTGCTCACCCCAAGCTCGGGAAACGTGCTCGTGCTCACATCGCCAAGGGTCTCAGGTTCTGCCGGCCAAAGTCCCAGGCCAAGGCTCCAACCAAGGCCAAGCCACCTGCAGCTGCGGCTCCAGCTGCCAAGGGTGCCCAGGCCCCCACCAAAGCTACAGAGTAG
- the LOC122709206 gene encoding uncharacterized protein LOC122709206 encodes MPKRVESSLSTKLSPGSIQQLPASYLLNNKHCSLNIVAEDPYLSLPLLLLLGGNQHLEKHCLEGATPCVKGQCHGSPSQLASHSQLKLQDAEQVRCCSFFSTPERDQLKQKNRDGEAHQPVHPNIPSPPERSTEPMDTKGSYQPCSKGTLTVVEALSQNVEVRVPVPSLKGHGGPGISSCPLAGIPMPPASIRATSSSRAQRTGKRWEQHVLLLMQVRPVTPVADILHYGTALYSVHLEIPKHQS; translated from the exons ATGCCGAAGCGCGTCGA gtcatcactgaGCACCAAGCTCTCTCCTGGTTCTATACAGCAGCTTCCGGCTAGCTACCTGTTAAACAACaag CATTGTTCCCTTAACATTGTTGCTGAAGATCCATACCTGAGTCTCCCATTGTTGCTCCTGCTGGGTGGAAACCAACACCTTGAGAAACACTGCCTGGAGGGCGCCACGCCATGTGTGAAGGGACAGTGTCATGGTTCGCCAAGCCAGCTCGCCTCCCACTCCCAGCTCAAGCTCCAAGATGCAGAACAAGTGAGGTGCTGCTCCTTCTTCAG CACTCCTGAACGTGACCAACTGAAACAGAAGAACCGCGATGGAGAAGCACATCAACCAGTGCACCCCAACATCCCCAGCCCCCCAGAGAGATCCACAGAGCCCATGGACACCAAAGGCTCCTATCAGCCCTGCAGTAAAGGAACCTTGACAGTCGTTGAAG CCCTTTCTCAGAATGTGGAGGTGAGAGTTCCCGTTCCATCTCTGAAAGGCCATGGTGGCCCTGGCATCTCATCCTGCCCTCTGGCAGGCATCCCCATGCCTCCTGCCAGCATCAGAGCCACATCCTCAAGCCGCGCACAGAGAACAGGCAAACGGTGGGAGCAACATGTTCTTTTATTGATGCAAGTACGTCCAGTCACACCAGTAGCTGACATCCTGCATTATGGTACAGCTTTATACTCAGTTCATCTCGAAATACCAAAACATCAGAGTTAG